The DNA segment CTTTCCTCCTGTGTTTCTTTTAGTTGTGAAAGTCAAAACTAGCCACGGAATCGCGACTgggcagagaaagaaagaaggaaagaaaccgCAACATTTGTTTTCTTTCCTCGCTGTGTAGCTTCGAGTGTAGTCTGAACAGAGCGTAACAAGTCACTGCTCTGATTTTGCAACAGTTGACAACTTTTTCCCGATATCGTGGTGATAAAACTATAAAATGTTGACGTGTTATGTCACTGCAGTTCAATGCGAGTGGATGGAAAATCGTGGACGTCGCGGGCCGAATCTTGACTCGCGGTTCAAAGCAATCACGGCAGGGTAAAAGAAAGATGTGTGAAATGATTTGTAGATGTACTTTTTGGAAGATAAAGACTTGGTCTTGTTACAGAAATAATGTGAACGTCGAGGGAGCCACCCACAAGCAAGTGGTGGATTTGATCAAGTCAGGGGGTGATGTCTTAACGCTGACTGTTATCTCCGTTACGCCGCAGGAAGCGGAAAAGTTAGAACCTTTCGAAGATTTAAGGTACGCAAGTTGCCTTACGATCTATCGTGATAGTCTCTTTAAGAGataaaatcttcaaattttagaGAGACTTAGGTGCTTAAAATCTTCTAAGATCTCTTAAAGATGGATTCTTAAGTTCTCGATCTATTGACATGCACAGTCATCTATCAGGCGATGGGATCGTCCGGTGCGAAAAAATTTGTATGTCAATGAGTTTAAAGATTTCGAGACTTTTGGAGCGTTTAAAGATCTTGCGATAGATTTTCAAGCGTATTAAATGATTTCTTGTTTTCGCTTTTCGCGCATTTATATTGGTCGATTACGCTTTCTCCTAGTTATGCATCGGTGGACTACAGCGAGAAGCGATCTCTACCTATCAGCGTGCCGGATTATCACGTCCGCGAGAGGAAGCATGAGCGTTATGTGGTTTTCAACGTTCACATGGCAGGCAGACATTTGTGCTCTCGACGCTATCGAGAATTCGCTGCACTGCATATGGCACTGAAGAAGGAATTTATCGGTTTTAACTTCCCTAAGCTACCAGGAAAATGGCCATTTCAGTATGATATCCACATCAAATTCCGAATTTTTCGGCTCGACTTGTACGTCTGACGTgtttttatatgtaaatattgtcATACTTGTGCGTAGATTGAGCGAGCTTCAACTGGACGCGAGAAGGCGCGGGTTAGAACAGTATTTGGAGAAGGTTTGCGCCGTGCGTGTAATTGCCGAAAGCGATATCATGCAAGAATTCTTGGCCGATAGACTCGAAGAGGATGGGGATCAAGGTCCAGCTGTCGATTTAAAAGTACTATTGCCGGATCGCGAGGTTGTTACCATAACGGTTGCTAAAGCTGCCTCTGTCAGTGACGTATACGATGCAGTTTGCAGTAGAGTGGGACTAGACGCGGAAACCGCGAAATACTTTTATCTTTTCGAGATCGTGGAATATAATTTCGGTACGTAATTTGGAAGTAAATTCAATAGACCGAATTATTtaatacagtggctacaaaaaagTATTGACACacgattgtatttattataatatttacatgatAATTAATTAGATCAAAGTACATATatgaaaagaatatattaaatgaatatatgaatatattaaaaatgaagtgtagaatctgataaaaagcgcttcattggaaaatatggaTGTGTGGCA comes from the Bombus terrestris chromosome 8, iyBomTerr1.2, whole genome shotgun sequence genome and includes:
- the LOC100643895 gene encoding sorting nexin-27 isoform X2 — protein: MLTCYVTAVQCEWMENRGRRGPNLDSRFKAITAGNNVNVEGATHKQVVDLIKSGGDVLTLTVISVTPQEAEKLEPFEDLSYASVDYSEKRSLPISVPDYHVRERKHERYVVFNVHMAGRHLCSRRYREFAALHMALKKEFIGFNFPKLPGKWPFQLSELQLDARRRGLEQYLEKVCAVRVIAESDIMQEFLADRLEEDGDQGPAVDLKVLLPDREVVTITVAKAASVSDVYDAVCSRVGLDAETAKYFYLFEIVEYNFERKLQPHEHPHTLYVQNYSTASVTCLAIRRWLFNVNRPLNEQALTWTFWQTVDEVNRGHITAGERLYQLKALQDASRKHEYLKLAKELSGYGDIVFPHCACDSRKEGHVVPAVGTPAFKLHAAKEDGTLESQVVEFHWNTITRWEVDEEGMAFCFQYTRQDNRPPRWLKLFTPYYTFLSDCFDRIAEEAKWDDPGE